Within Candidatus Thorarchaeota archaeon, the genomic segment GATCTTCTTGTCCAAAAGGTCCTGTGCTCTCTTCAGGAGCTCTCCAGCAATGATGACTGAAGTTGTTGTACCATCACCAGTCTCTTGGTCCTGGCTCTTTGCAACTTCAACAAGCATCTTTGCAGCTGGGTGCTGGACATCAATCTCTTTGAGGATTGATGCACCATCGTTTGTAATCGTCACATCACCGAGTGAGTCTACGAGCATCTTATCCATACCTCGTGGTCCGAGGGTGGACTTGACTGCATCGGAGATTACAATTCCGGCCATGATGTTGTTCTCCTGCGCGCTCTTACCGCGCGTGCGTGAAGTGCCTTCCTTGAGGATTAGCACAGGTGTACCTGACATTTGTGCCATTTTTATCACCGTCTAGTCTTGTTCTGAACCATGCCTTCTCAGATTGGCATAGGTCCTGTCGTTAACAACAAAACTGTACATGGACTTCGACCCCGCAATTCGCTTAAAAATATTGGGGCATGGCACCAAAGCGTAATATATTATTTATTATTCGGTGGGACACCATACCCAAACAATCAATAATGACAGCGGTGAAGATGTTACGTATTGTAATTTGTTAAGGTGGTTGCTGGATGGATCTCTCGATAAATATTGGTGGTATGGCCGGACAAGGAATTGACACAATAGGTGACCTGCTTACAAAGGTCTTTGTTAAGACTGGCTTTTACATCTTCACGGTCAAGGATTTTGAGTCACGGATTCGAGGTGGGTACAACTTCACTCAAATTCGGGTGGCTGACAATCCTGTTCATTGTTCAGTGGATGACATTGATCTAATTGTGGCGCTCTCTAAAGATGCGATCTCGGCCAAGCGTGACCAGTTGGTTGAGGGTGGCATCATCATCTTTGATGATCGGTTCGATTTTGATGCCCTTGAAGAGTGTCACTATCCAGCTCCCTTGTCCAAGAAGGCAAGAGAGGTCGGCGGCTCGACACGAATGACAAATGCCGCTGCACTAGGTGCGCTCCTCTCAGTAATTCGTTTTCCGTTCTCTTTGGCTGAGCAAGTTCTCACAGAGATCTTTGGCAAAAAGGGGGAGAAGATAGTTGAGGCCAATGTTCGTGTAGCAAGATCTCTATACGACCTAACAGAGGAGACATTCAGCGGTTCTTGTCGCCATAATCTCAGTATGATCGACAGTATCCCGTCTGAGAATAGGCTCATTATCAATGGAAACCAAGCGATCGCTTATGGTGCGATGGCAGCTAATGTCAAATGGGTCTCATCATACCCCATGAGCCCTTCAACTTCTGCGTTCATTGAGATAGTTTCTCACGCGAACGATCTCAAGATAGGTACACTTCAGACAGAAGACGAGCTGGCCTCTCTTGCAATGGCCATTGGGGCCTCCTATGGTGGTGTGCGATCTATGGTGACCACTTCCGGTGGCGGTTTCTCTCTCATGGTTGAGGCGTTGGGTCTGGCAGGAATGACGGAGACCCCTGTTGTCATTTACAATGCTCAGCGTCCGGGACCGAGCACGGGACTTCCGACGCGTACCGAGCAGTCTGATCTTCTCTTCACAATATTTGCAAGTCAGGGCGAATTTCCACGGATCGTACTTGCACCCCGAGACCCTCTGGATGCTTTTGATGTCGTGACGCGATCGTTCAATCTTGCGGAACGATTCCAAGTCCCCGTCATCATTCTTGGCGACCAGTACCTCGCGGATTCAGTCATGAATGTTCCACGAATTGATGTGACCAACGTGGAGATCGACCGGGGGAAACTTGCAGCCGATAGGTTGGACGATCCTTACATGAGATATCGATTAACCGATGATGGTATCTCTCCACGTGCTTTTCCGGGCGATCGTGGCAGATTCATTGTGTCTTCTGGTAACAGTCACCTCGAAGATGGGCACATCACTGAGGACCCGGCAATTCGAAATGCAATGGTGCAAAAGTTTCTCCGGAAAATCACCGCCATTAAAGATGCACTGAAGCCTCCTGACCTCTATGGGGCAAAGACAACCAAGACAGTGGTAGTCACTTGGGGGTCTCCGTGGGGTGCGGTCCGTGAGGCGATTGAACATCTAGAACACGAAGGGGTTTCTATTGGCCATCTTCACTTTACGGACATCTATCCGCTTCGTACGAAGCTTCTGAAGGATGTGTTTACCTCGGCTGAACGTGTCATCTCCATTGAGCATAATGCCACATCACAGTTCGCCAAGCTAGTGACTATGGAGACCGGTCTGAAGTTTGATGGATATATTACCAAATTTGACGGGAGGCCGATGACGCCGAGATGGGTCATCTTACAGTTGAAGGAGGTTGGTATCTAATGATCACAGTTGAAGCCCTTGAAGGACCACAAAAGATCACATGGTGTACGGGTTGTGGGAACTACGGGATCCTTGCCGCGTTAAAGAAAGCAATCGTGGAATTAGACATTTCTCATGAGGACTACGTGTTGGTCTCGGGAATCGGTTGCTCTGGAAAGATCCCGCATTATATCAACCTGAACTCGTTTCATACTCTACACGGAAGACCAATTCCTGTAGCAACAGGGCTACACATGGCAAACAAAGATCTTCATGTTCTTGTGCATACGGGAGATGGTGACTGTCTCGGTGAGGGCATGGGACACTTCATACATGCGGCCCGACGCAATGTTGATCTCGCAGTCTTCATTCATAACAACGGTGTCAATGCTCTAACCAAGGGCCAGTTCTCGCCTGCTGCTCCACGAGGTTACATCTCAAAGACTTCGCCTCCGCCTCCTGGTTCCCCAATGGAACCTGTCAACGGGGTCGCTCACGCAATTGTAGCAGGTGCTACATTCGTTGCACGGGGCTACTCTGGTGATCAGAAGATGCTGGTTGAGCTCATGAAGGCGGCCATTACTCATCGAGGATTTGCGGTCGTTGATATTCTGCAACCCTGTGTCACATGGAATCGTAAACTCACTTGGCGCTACTTCAATGAGCGGACATACTCTCTTGAAGAGGCCGGTCACGATCCCACAGATCGAGGTCTCGCGCTTCAGAAGGCATTCGAGTATAATGGGAAGATTCCAATTGGGATCTTCTATCGTACAGAGGCTCCTCTTCTTATTGACGGGCTGTCTTTGCCTGATGTCCCTCTCAAGGATCATGTGACTGATAGGAGCCGACTGCAGGCACTAATTGATGATCAGATTCTCTAGTTGGAATCAACTTGGGAGGAATGGCCAGTTTGAAAAAGCGACGAAAAGAATCAGACTCTCTTGGCGAAGTCGAGATTCCCCAAGATGCTTACTGGGGTGCGACGACTCAACGAGCTATTGGCAACTTTCAGATCAGTGATCAGACCATGCCGGAGACGTTTATTCTCTCTCTGGCACGAGTCAAGAAGGCCTGCGCTCTAGCCAATATGGAATTGAAAAGTCTTGATGCTGAACGTGGCAATGCCATATTGCAGGCATTAGATGATATTATCGTGGAGAAACGATTTCTCACGCAATTTCCAGTCGATGTGTTCCAGACTGGTTCTGGGACTCAGACTAATATGAACATGAATGAGGTCATTGCTAATCGTGCCAATGAGCTTCTTGGGCAGCCTCTTGGGACCAAGAGCCCGGTTCATCCAAATGACCATGTGAACATGGGCCAGTCTTCGAATGATGTGATACCTACGGCCATGCATCTTGCCGTGCTTGTACAATTATCCGACCATCTATTTCCTGCGACTGAGCACCTGCTTGATGTTCTCGATCAGAAGATTCGGGAATTCACCGGAGTCATCAAGGTGGGGCGAACGCATCTACAAGATGCAGTACCTATCCCCCTCTCTCTGGAGTTTGAAGTGTACCGACATCATATCTTTGCTGCTCTCAGTGACATACAGACGATTCGTGATGACCTTGCACATGTTCCTATTGGCGGCACGATCTTGGGAACTGGTCTTAACGCGGCACCCGGCTTTGCTGAGAGTGTCGTGAAACATCTTCAAAAGATCACACAGCTCCCGATCAGGACCAGTTCAATGAAGGCCGCAGCTATCGCCTCGCACAACCTCTTTGTCCGACTGAGTGGAGCGTTGCGTGCAATGGCTCTTGCTTGCCTAAAGATGGCCAATGACATTCGGTGGATGGGATCCGGTCCAAGAGCCGGTCTGGGCGAACTGCATCTACCTGCAAATGAGCCAGGTTCCTCAATTATGCCTGGGAAAATCAATCCCACACAGGCCGAGTCAATGATTCAGGTCTGTCTGCGAGTGATGGGAAATGATGCGACTATTGCATTGGCCGAAGGTTTTGGAAGCATGCTTGATCTCAATGTTACAAAACCGTTGATAATCACCTCCATACTGGAGTCTATCGATATCCTGGGGAATTCTCAACGCTCGTTTGCTGACAGATGTCTTCTTGAGTTGCAAGCAAATACTACTCGAATGAAGGAGATGCTTGATCGGAGTCTGATGTTTGTGACTCGGCTGGCCCCAGTCATTGGCTATGATAAGGCGGCCGAGGTGGCCAAGGAAGCCCTTCGGACCGGAAAGACGATTCGGCAAGTCGTTAGCGAGATGGGCTTGGAGATTGAGAATATTGATGACTTACTTGATCCCACAGAGATGGTATGACTCGGGAGCTGTATGAAAAGTCCATAGACATATAGAGCGTTCAAGTCAGGATGGGTCCTGAAGAGTCATGGATACAGATACAAAATGGTGTTCATACTTCTCATAATCACTATTTCACTGACTTTTCACACAGAGCCGGGATGAGCGGAGAAGATAAAACTGGAGGAGTCCCAAAAGTCGTGGTACAATGGCCTCCCTCTTCTGTGATTCCACACAAAGCTCAGAAGTGCCCGAAAGTTTATACGTATTTGGTCTATTGAGCGATTGAGGAAGGAATTCTCATGAGTGAAATGGGGCTAGTGGGTCGTGCACTAGGTGCACGAGTTGAACTATGTCGGTCGGTCGGTCGGTCGGTCGTCATAGACGTGCTCTTGTGAAACTACGCACTGTGCTGCTTGTGATCGCAGTGTTATCACCATTGTGGGTCATGCCGCTCTCGGCACCAGTAGTCTCGGATGTGGTGGTGGTCATGCATCATGATCGTGCGGTGAGTACTGCGGTTCAGACAATCAGGGAGAATGATCCGTATGTGCAGGTGGTGGAGTATGGGTCGTTAGAGTATGCTCTGACCATCCATCGAACTGTGG encodes:
- a CDS encoding 2-oxoacid:acceptor oxidoreductase subunit alpha gives rise to the protein MDLSINIGGMAGQGIDTIGDLLTKVFVKTGFYIFTVKDFESRIRGGYNFTQIRVADNPVHCSVDDIDLIVALSKDAISAKRDQLVEGGIIIFDDRFDFDALEECHYPAPLSKKAREVGGSTRMTNAAALGALLSVIRFPFSLAEQVLTEIFGKKGEKIVEANVRVARSLYDLTEETFSGSCRHNLSMIDSIPSENRLIINGNQAIAYGAMAANVKWVSSYPMSPSTSAFIEIVSHANDLKIGTLQTEDELASLAMAIGASYGGVRSMVTTSGGGFSLMVEALGLAGMTETPVVIYNAQRPGPSTGLPTRTEQSDLLFTIFASQGEFPRIVLAPRDPLDAFDVVTRSFNLAERFQVPVIILGDQYLADSVMNVPRIDVTNVEIDRGKLAADRLDDPYMRYRLTDDGISPRAFPGDRGRFIVSSGNSHLEDGHITEDPAIRNAMVQKFLRKITAIKDALKPPDLYGAKTTKTVVVTWGSPWGAVREAIEHLEHEGVSIGHLHFTDIYPLRTKLLKDVFTSAERVISIEHNATSQFAKLVTMETGLKFDGYITKFDGRPMTPRWVILQLKEVGI
- a CDS encoding thiamine pyrophosphate-dependent enzyme codes for the protein MITVEALEGPQKITWCTGCGNYGILAALKKAIVELDISHEDYVLVSGIGCSGKIPHYINLNSFHTLHGRPIPVATGLHMANKDLHVLVHTGDGDCLGEGMGHFIHAARRNVDLAVFIHNNGVNALTKGQFSPAAPRGYISKTSPPPPGSPMEPVNGVAHAIVAGATFVARGYSGDQKMLVELMKAAITHRGFAVVDILQPCVTWNRKLTWRYFNERTYSLEEAGHDPTDRGLALQKAFEYNGKIPIGIFYRTEAPLLIDGLSLPDVPLKDHVTDRSRLQALIDDQIL
- a CDS encoding class II fumarate hydratase translates to MKKRRKESDSLGEVEIPQDAYWGATTQRAIGNFQISDQTMPETFILSLARVKKACALANMELKSLDAERGNAILQALDDIIVEKRFLTQFPVDVFQTGSGTQTNMNMNEVIANRANELLGQPLGTKSPVHPNDHVNMGQSSNDVIPTAMHLAVLVQLSDHLFPATEHLLDVLDQKIREFTGVIKVGRTHLQDAVPIPLSLEFEVYRHHIFAALSDIQTIRDDLAHVPIGGTILGTGLNAAPGFAESVVKHLQKITQLPIRTSSMKAAAIASHNLFVRLSGALRAMALACLKMANDIRWMGSGPRAGLGELHLPANEPGSSIMPGKINPTQAESMIQVCLRVMGNDATIALAEGFGSMLDLNVTKPLIITSILESIDILGNSQRSFADRCLLELQANTTRMKEMLDRSLMFVTRLAPVIGYDKAAEVAKEALRTGKTIRQVVSEMGLEIENIDDLLDPTEMV